A genomic segment from Coccinella septempunctata chromosome 3, icCocSept1.1, whole genome shotgun sequence encodes:
- the LOC123309297 gene encoding 28S ribosomal protein S10, mitochondrial isoform X1, producing MFGLCRQTLLRDIFRCGYQFPFKTLTQAANVAETSQEELDKLFKTVEVELRGNDPAVLNSFIKFAKTAGNHLNIQSQTWHLRKPTHTRYTVLKSVHIYKKHRVQYEFRTYYSFISYKHLTESTASTLLEYIQRNLPEGVALKATMIELQKLPEHLVNEDQKQLESS from the exons atgttTGGACTGTGTAGACAAACTTTATTACGCGATATTTTCAGATGTGGTTATCAGTTTCCTTTCAAGACTTTAACTCAAGCTGCAAATGTAGCGGAAACAAGTCAAGAAGAATTAGACAAGTTGTTCAAAACAGTGGAAGTGGAGCTCCGTGGGAACGACCCTGCAGTCTTAAATAGCTTTATCAAATTTGCGAAGACAGCAGGAAATCACTTGAATATACAATCACAAAC ttggcaTTTACGTAAACCTACACATACCAGATACACAGTTCTTAAGTCTGTACATATTTATAAGAAACACAGGGTTCAATACGAGTTTAGAACTTATTATAGTTTCATCAGCTATAAACATTTAACTGAATCTACTGCTTCTACATTGCTTGAATATATTCAGAGAAATCTACCTGAAGGTGTAGCCTTAAAGGCTACCATG ATAGAGCTTCAAAAACTACCAGAACATTTGGTGAATGAGGATCAAAAGCAATTAGAATCAAGTTGA
- the LOC123309291 gene encoding transmembrane protein 131, with the protein MAKYSIPWYILAMGLLSLVTKTHLTTQDNGHGYITSSERYFDDFSFIQREISSGLRSDYVGDNLKFQIKFDPATLDFRQRPLGVPHIKKVHLFNYDTNKSIDMTSISGSTVHFHSSFFHDKKIPPMGNTSFDVVFLGREEGYIESCLFIHTTSGHFKYNVKGVSIYSPYFLRPIVDIKLPVNATFGPLIYLHNPHSEPLQILEVYTSGGDFHLELPSGDREGPKNIWELAPFETKAVIRVKFTAKTEQNHTAYVRIKLNITEEILVVPLEVEVGPRGGIFSPQGYVDFGIGGTMDEPRTIKLCLYNPFTKPVRIQSITVKSKAIDVNYAPSVVIPTGKAKGGCANIANLTLDWKKAFKLQEFTGKIVVKYRNGKSTAEIPYYLTAIEGGLVFDSQSTKYFTNDKSKNSLRHFKIKNEFKSSIKILNLTLGEEVKKYFKIHNFKTLTLKSQEEAVIFSSDLRPGIKLENLQVNSYIQLVSNISTVNIPFLTYGGTLKLYLPFKSKDYSLDVGLISFNTKKEVNFLVLNDNPVNIQVRAIKTSIPLTSTTIIGCGKENPKTALFQSSFENLHVCNTLKPNEYAILKLVVQTANNEGHVWGEIQIETDYENLSIPVQFKVAAGKLEIGPDRLVFDQCFPGKICSHPLKVYSTFNEPMVIKDIISLPPDPRLHGRHNGHILPHTTKIVGHLYLNPNIGCGNECYTGLHQDLYNQWLKTLMLPKSVVNFDLNLFNTFYNRFLNITSNGMRRWQNLTLRLDTSEVRSHIFKTRVQMSWPTLIHGGSDNKSVISFPLTQIGNVAYRNITIKNPSSNTLMIQILLDRVYPNIELLYEGLPSASLPQYFPSSNSDNFFFVKNGLTPKNFLDKMGIKVHPSTIPLILKPGENYTLSIGFLGDKVGEFSTLLFLRNNLTVMEVLRLKGRSTEPIFRFGNRRPGASQPLLFEFTEKYAKECERDKHFRYQNPNIAIKRSFTARNTGEIPMIIQNFYINDAVCEGYGFKVLNCMPFFLLANGTKKIDIEFTPDFTLAKVVRSLIIDSDCNSYMNYTLQATIPSYYISLCSNMIPRPSWEWYVGYFTAVLMSLTSICILFIAVFDAEKIKKQMIDIIIASGPTVQPVLDLRLVGQQVREEVKNTKAETTNDVAKPETKQSGKAEPSKSKSETEHSPALIPAIPKIKKKLGKRNSNDCSEFVEAPKKVVESIKQKTSIVVDKKDKEEEKKSSHNKENKKISSKKTNKPPAEEETLSSTTESSCNADDIQEARDTNQKCSNKLSSKKTNKPETACNKTPSEENFREQAPPQSRTEKKKSVKNPLKSKEHIDNSKNQTGNGRNESKKKWGKEFREKNTPSKKTIEKPNTKTTEHQNAHPCVTIPTTRVWTDNRATFSDVVARSEGLSNSRLGNMTNSPSLYVDTHNQTTTQLGPIGSRPVDYWSNGGGTHHHSSQEHQNETINSFFSMGPNHESQNIPLNFSNSVPTSTWRNPLENQNHQYDLLRGNNTNAMSSVQDYVPSWSQNRFSHSNTFWDNSSSFLGGVPTISHPSPLSAPSPVQNNRQNDYLSNSSTLWQQWTPFNLPTRTPPGFQNIHQNTGGPNNENSVTTTESYNPFSSNMWTNSNIWRYSEDS; encoded by the exons ATGGCTAAGTATTCGATACCTTGGTATATTCTCGCCATGGGATTACTGAGTTTGGTAACTAAAACACATCTAACAACTCAAGACAACGGCCATG gaTACATCACTAGCAGCGAAAggtattttgatgacttctccTTCATACAGAGG GAAATATCATCAGGTTTACG ATCTGATTATGTTGGGGATAACTTgaagtttcaaataaaattcgaTCCAGCCACTCTGGATTTTAGGCAGAG GCCACTGGGGGTGCCCCATATTAAAaaagttcatttgttcaattatGATACAAATAAAAGTATTGACATGACGTCTATATCTGGAAGTACAGTACATTTTCACAGCTCATTTTTCCATGACAAG aaaattcctCCGATGGGAAATACAAGCTTTGATGTTGTATTCCTTGGTAGAGAAGAAGGTTACATAGAGAGTTGTTTATTTATCCACACTACAAGTGGCCACTTCAAGTACAAT GTGAAAGGAGTGAGCATTTACAGCCCATACTTTCTACGTCCGATAGTAGATATTAAGTTGCCTGTGAATGCAACGTTTGGACCTTTGATTTATTTACATAATCCGCATTCTGAACCACTTCAG ATTTTGGAGGTTTATACTAGTGGGGGCGATTTTCATTTGGAGCTTCCATCGGGGGACCGAGAAGGCCCAAAAAACATCTGGGAACTTGCACCATTTGAAACAAAAGCCGTGATTAGGGTTAAATTTACAGCTAAAACGGAACAGAACCACACTGCTTACGTAAG GATTAAATTGAACATAACGGAGGAGATACTtgttgtccccctcgaagtGGAAGTCGGGCCTAGAGGAGGGATATTTTCGCCACAGGGTTATGTTGATTTTGGTATTGGTGGAACGATGGATGAACCTAGAACCATCAAGTTGTGCCTGTATAATCCTTTCACAAAACCAGTGAGGATACAGAGCATAACGGTAAAATCCAAGGCCATTGATGTCAATTATGCTCCGTCAGTTGTCATTCCTACAGGGAAGGCCAAAGGTGGCTGTGCAAATATTGCTAACCTCACTCTtgatt GGAAAAAAGCGTTCAAGCTGCAAGAGTTCACTGGTAAAATTGTGGTTAAATACAGGAACGGAAAGAGCACCGCTGAAATTCCTTATTATCTAACAGCCATCGAAGGGGGTCTGGTGTTCGATAGCCAATCCACCAAGTACTTCACCAACGACAAATCAAAAAATTCACTGCGacacttcaaaataaaaaacgaGTTCAAATCTTCGATCAAAATCTTGAATCTCACACTGGGGGAGGAGGTCAAGAAGTACTTCAAG ATACACAACTTCAAGACCCTCACTTTGAAGTCGCAAGAAGAAGCGGTAATATTCTCTTCGGACCTCAGACCGGGTATCAAGCTCGAGAATTTACAAGTGAATTCCTATATTCAACTTGTGTCCAACATCTCCACGGTCAATATACCATTTTTAACTTACGGAGGAACCCTCAAATTG TATTTACCATTCAAGAGTAAAGACTATTCCCTCGATGTGGGTCTTATAAGTTTTAACACAAAGAAAGAGGTTAATTTCCTGGTCCTCAATGACAATCCAGTGAATATACAAGTGAGGGCGATAAAAACCTCCATTCCTTTGACGAGTACCACAATCATTGGATGCGGTAAAGAGAATCCCAAAACTGCACTCTTTCAGAGTTCTTTCGAAAATCTTCATGTTTGT aacACCCTCAAACCCAACGAGTACGCCATCTTGAAATTGGTGGTGCAGACGGCCAACAACGAGGGACACGTCTGGGGGGAGATCCAGATCGAGACGGATTACGAGAATCTGTCAATTCCAGTTCAGTTCAAGGTGGCAGCTGGAAAGTTGGAAATCGGTCCTGATCGTTTGGTCTTCGACCAGTGCTTTCCG GGAAAAATCTGTTCTCATCCACTGAAAGTGTATTCCACTTTCAACGAACCTATGGTAATAAAGGATATAATAAGCCTACCGCCTGACCCCCGTCTGCATGGTAGACACAACGGTCATATTTTACCGCATACCACAAAAATTGTTGGTCATCTATATCTGAACCCCAATATCGGTTGTGGCAATGAATGTTACACTGGATTACATCAGGACTTATATA ATCAGTGGCTGAAAACTCTGATGTTGCCGAAATCAGTCGTCAACTTCGACCTGAATCTCTTCAACACCTTCTATAACAGATTTCTGAACATAACCTCGAATGGTATGAGGAGATGGCAGAATCTTACCCTGCGTCTGGACACCTCGGAAGTGAGAAGTCACATTTTCAAGACGAGAGTCCAGATGAGCTGGCCCACCCTGATTCACGGCGGTTCGGATAATAAATCCGTAATTTCATTTCCTCTCACTCAAATTGGAAACGTGGCGTATAGAAACATAACCATAAAAAATCCGTCGAGTAACACGTTGATGATACAGATACTTCTGGACAGGGTCTATCCAAACATCGAACTTCTGTACGAGGGATTGCCATCGGCGAGTCTTCCCCAATATTTTCCTTCTTCGAATTCCGACAACTTCTTCTTCGTGAAGAACGGCCTCACGCCCAAAAACTTCTTGGATAAGATGGGGATCAAGGTGCACCCTTCGACGATACCGTTGATATTGAAACCGGGCGAAAATTACACGCTCTCGATCGGATTCCTCGGCGATAAAGTGGGGGAGTTCTCCACGCTGCTTTTCCTCAGGAACAACCTGACCGTGATGGAAGTGTTGAGACTTAAAGGGAGGAGCACGGAGCCCATTTTCAGGTTCGGAAACAGGAGGCCAGGGGCCTCGCAGCCCCTACTTTTCGAATTCACGGAAAAGTATGCCAAAGAGTGCGAGAGAGACAAGCACTTCAGGTATCAGAACCCGAACATAGCGATAAAAAGATCGTTTACGGCGAGGAACACCGGGGAAATTCCCATGATCATCCAAAACTTTTACATAAATGACGCGGTTTGCGAAGGATATGGTTTTAAGGTTTTAAACTGCATGCCGTTTTTTCTGCTCGCGAACGGAACCAAAAAGATCGATATAGAATTCACGCCGGATTTCACCCTAGCGAAAGTCGTTCGCTCTTTGATCATAGATTCGGACTGCAACAGTTACATGAATTACACCCTGCAAGCCACCATTCCATCCTATTATATATCGCTGTGTTCCAACATGATACCAAGGCCAAGTTGGGAGTGGTACGTGGGTTATTTCACGGCCGTCTTGATGTCCTTGACCTCGATCTGCATATTGTTCATAGCCGTCTTCGACGCCGAGAAAATCAAGAAACAAATGATTGATATAATCATTGCTAGCGGACCGACCGTTCAACCCGTTTTAGATTTGAGGTTGGTCGGTCAACAGGTAAGGGAGGAAGTGAAGAATACAAAGGCGGAGACGACGAACGACGTCGCTAAACCCGAAACGAAACAATCCGGCAAAGCGGAACCGTCAAAGTCGAAAAGTGAAACGGAACACAGTCCGGCTCTGATACCGGCGATtccgaaaataaagaaaaaattgggTAAGAGGAACAGTAACGATTGTTCGGAATTCGTAGAAGCTCCCAAAAAAGTTGTGGAGAGTATTAAACAAAAGACAAGTATCGTCGTAGATAAGAAAGATAAAGAGGAGGAAAAAAAATCTAGTCATAATAaggaaaataagaaaattagcTCTAAGAAGACAAATAAACcgccagctgaagaagaaacttTATCTTCAACAACAGAATCTAGTTGTAATGCTGATGATATTCAGGAAGCAAGAGATACCAACCAGAAATGTTCAAATAAGTTGAGTTCGAAAAAGACAAATAAACCCGAAACCGCATGTAATAAAACACCGTCAGAGGAGAATTTTAGAGAGCAAGCACCACCGCAAAGTAGAACGGAAAAAAAGAAATCTGTTAAAAATCCACTTAAATCTAAAGAACACATTGATAATAGCAAAAACCAAACGGGCAACGGCAGAAATGAAAGTAAAAAGAAATGGGGAAAAgaattcagagaaaaaaataCACCGTCTAAAAAAACGATAGAGAAACCTAACACAAAAACTACGGAGCATCAAAACGCTCATCCTTGTGTGACAATCCCGACGACTAGGGTATGGACTGACAACCGCGCTACGTTCAGTGATGTTGTCGCTAGAAGTGAGGGTTTGTCCAACAGTCGGCTTGGAAATATGACCAACTCGCCATCTTTGTATGTCGACACGCATAATCAAACCACGACACAGTTGGGTCCTATCGGTTCCAGGCCTGTCGACTATTGGTCGAATGGGGGCGGCACACACCACCACTCTTCGCAGGAACATCAAAACGAGACGATAAACAGCTTTTTCTCTATGGGTCCCAACCATGAATCTCAGAATATTCCATTGAATTTCTCCAATAGCGTTCCAACTAGTACTTGGAGGAACCCCTTGGAGAATCAAAATCACCAGTATGACTTATTGAGGGGGAATAACACAAACGCAATGTCTTCTGTACAAG ATTACGTTCCTTCGTGGTCTCAGAATCGCTTTTCGCACTCAAATACGTTTTGGGACAACAGCTCAAGTTTCTTAGGTGGGGTTCCAACAATTAGCCATCCCAGTCCATTGTCCGCGCCTTCTCCAGTACAAAACAACAGACAAAATGATTATTTATCAAATTCGTCCACGCTCTGGCAACAATGGACGCCATTCAATTTACCCACAAGGACTCCTCcaggttttcaaaatatacatCAAAATACTGGG GGGCCTAATAACGAAAATTCAGTAACTACGACAGAGAGTTACAACCCTTTCTCGAGTAATATGTGGACAAACAGTAACATATGGAGATATTCTGAGGATTCCTAA
- the LOC123309297 gene encoding 28S ribosomal protein S10, mitochondrial isoform X2 codes for MFGLCRQTLLRDIFRCGYQFPFKTLTQAANVAETSQEELDKLFKTVEVELRGNDPAVLNSFIKFAKTAGNHLNIQSQTWHLRKPTHTRYTVLKSVHIYKKHRVQYEFRTYYSFISYKHLTESTASTLLEYIQRNLPEGVALKATMSFKNYQNIW; via the exons atgttTGGACTGTGTAGACAAACTTTATTACGCGATATTTTCAGATGTGGTTATCAGTTTCCTTTCAAGACTTTAACTCAAGCTGCAAATGTAGCGGAAACAAGTCAAGAAGAATTAGACAAGTTGTTCAAAACAGTGGAAGTGGAGCTCCGTGGGAACGACCCTGCAGTCTTAAATAGCTTTATCAAATTTGCGAAGACAGCAGGAAATCACTTGAATATACAATCACAAAC ttggcaTTTACGTAAACCTACACATACCAGATACACAGTTCTTAAGTCTGTACATATTTATAAGAAACACAGGGTTCAATACGAGTTTAGAACTTATTATAGTTTCATCAGCTATAAACATTTAACTGAATCTACTGCTTCTACATTGCTTGAATATATTCAGAGAAATCTACCTGAAGGTGTAGCCTTAAAGGCTACCATG AGCTTCAAAAACTACCAGAACATTTGGTGA
- the LOC123309296 gene encoding alpha- and gamma-adaptin-binding protein p34-like: MEAKPCILILSNTNTKPQSLLKLISKSTSIDEDSPGKVKCNWFIDSKYYTADVCLMGLERDFERSEDFNGRVEALIVHVDTNRKTGLKDLSAWDKIYQDCDPEVKLLVANYCNEDTKITKEKAIEWCLEKGYEFIELYPTCINDDNIASNFEEKVGVERIIEALYSHTWSNLKMKSQHKKGTLNNECPKEMNREKLDGSISDDSCDDFTELFSQLQTMRESLNSLPSTQRKQCAEQMVTAFWKAIGGDEEELSDS, translated from the coding sequence ATGGAAGCAAAACCTTGTATACTGATTTTAAGTAATACAAATACAAAACCACAATCCCTCCTAAAATTGATATCTAAATCAACATCTATCGATGAAGATTCTCCAGGAAAAGTAAAATGCAATTGGTTTATAGATTCTAAGTATTATACTGCAGACGTTTGTCTGATGGGATTAGAACGTGACTTCGAAAGATCTGAGGACTTCAATGGAAGAGTGGAAGCCTTAATCGTTCATGTAGATACAAATAGAAAAACTGGCCTTAAAGATTTAAGTGCTTGGGATAAAATTTATCAGGATTGTGATCCAGAAGTCAAACTCCTAGTAGCCAATTACTGCAATGAAGATACAAAAATCACAAAAGAAAAAGCCATTGAATGGTGTCTTGAAAAAGGAtatgaatttattgaattataccCCACATGTATAAATGACGATAACATAGCCTCAAATTTCGAGGAAAAGGTTGGAGTTGAAAGAATAATAGAAGCTTTGTATTCACATACCTGGTCGaatctgaaaatgaaatcgCAACACAAAAAAGGAACATTAAATAATGAATGTCCTAAGGAAATGAACAGGGAAAAATTGGATGGGTCTATTTCGGATGATAGTTGTGATGACTTTACAGAACTCTTCTCTCAACTACAAACTATGAGGGAGAGCCTGAATTCTTTACCTTCCACTCAAAGAAAACAATGTGCCGAACAAATGGTTACTGCATTTTGGAAAGCAATAGGTGGCGATGAAGAGGAATTATCTGATTCATAA